The following proteins are co-located in the Chryseobacterium daecheongense genome:
- a CDS encoding YbaK/EbsC family protein, giving the protein MGIEKAKLHLKKWNKDSEVIIFDTSSATVELAAAALNISGNKIAKSISLYDENNDVILIVAAGYRKIDNRKFKDEFGLKAKMLAFEDVEPLVGHPVGGVCPFGVNSQVSVFLDISLKDFEFVYPACGSANSAIKLSISELEVLSGFKKWVDVTKGG; this is encoded by the coding sequence ATGGGGATAGAAAAAGCAAAGCTTCACTTGAAAAAATGGAATAAGGATTCCGAAGTGATAATATTCGATACCTCCAGTGCCACGGTGGAGCTGGCTGCAGCAGCATTGAACATTAGTGGAAATAAAATAGCAAAATCTATTTCATTGTACGATGAGAATAATGATGTTATTTTAATTGTAGCCGCAGGGTACCGGAAGATCGATAATAGAAAGTTTAAAGATGAATTTGGATTAAAGGCAAAGATGCTTGCTTTTGAAGATGTGGAACCTTTGGTAGGACATCCTGTTGGTGGTGTTTGTCCGTTTGGTGTCAATTCGCAAGTGTCGGTTTTTTTAGACATTTCGCTTAAAGATTTTGAGTTTGTGTATCCGGCTTGTGGAAGTGCTAACTCAGCTATAAAACTTTCTATTTCTGAATTAGAGGTTTTATCTGGTTTCAAAAAATGGGTTGATGTTACGAAAGGCGGTTGA
- a CDS encoding outer membrane beta-barrel protein — MSNQWLNDLRRKMEDHEGDVPDGLWDNIKDELFDKDEDKNIVGLFTEANKAIDSEDSDSNKKRGAFIYRIAGIAAAIALFFIVGKQLWEVNNNVKPKIAKSEDKGSVESNSQTPDNRISSFNEKGESDVKEFGQKKYRTPDQDIFSTNVYAYGNRSGVRNVQYRLINEGTDLLAGLHTQYAPVIQNQIPGIREMKNLLPINREEEINKLISETDLGVQDKSLANTLKEKKQKNKKSWMLSLLTGKASSNSQQFPGYATISGGPLTLDQVWSASAFSEDPFVKVLVANQSQNVEATVRHKVPLNLGVSLYYNLGKKWGIGTGLNYTKLSSELHSGSQSNFVKSEQTIHYLGIPVQVNYNVIQKGNFTGYVTAGALAEKSVGGSFKTQYIVDNEVNGETKEKLGNQPVQVSLNTALGLQLKLVDKIGIYAEPGIGYHFKNDGALNTIYKEKPLNFNVKFGIRVLLD; from the coding sequence ATGAGTAATCAATGGTTAAACGATCTGCGCAGGAAGATGGAAGATCACGAAGGTGATGTTCCGGATGGATTATGGGATAACATCAAAGATGAATTATTCGATAAAGATGAGGATAAAAATATTGTTGGGCTTTTTACTGAAGCAAATAAAGCGATCGATAGTGAAGACTCAGATTCAAATAAAAAAAGAGGGGCATTCATTTATCGTATTGCCGGTATAGCCGCTGCGATTGCATTATTTTTTATTGTGGGCAAACAACTATGGGAAGTAAACAATAATGTTAAACCCAAAATTGCCAAGTCAGAAGATAAGGGTTCTGTTGAAAGTAATTCTCAGACGCCAGATAATCGCATTTCCTCATTTAACGAAAAAGGAGAGTCCGATGTTAAGGAATTTGGGCAGAAGAAATATCGTACCCCGGATCAGGATATTTTTTCAACGAATGTATATGCATATGGGAATAGGAGTGGTGTAAGAAATGTCCAGTATAGATTGATAAACGAAGGAACGGATTTGTTGGCTGGCCTGCACACACAATATGCTCCTGTAATTCAAAATCAGATTCCTGGGATTCGTGAAATGAAGAATCTTTTACCTATTAATAGAGAAGAGGAGATTAACAAACTTATTTCTGAAACGGATTTAGGGGTACAGGACAAATCATTAGCAAATACATTAAAAGAAAAAAAACAGAAGAACAAAAAGTCATGGATGCTGAGTTTACTGACAGGTAAAGCCTCATCAAACTCACAACAATTTCCGGGATATGCTACAATCAGCGGAGGTCCGTTAACTCTTGATCAGGTATGGAGTGCATCTGCTTTTTCTGAAGATCCATTTGTAAAAGTTCTTGTGGCTAACCAGAGTCAAAATGTAGAAGCAACGGTAAGGCATAAAGTTCCTCTGAATCTTGGCGTTTCTCTTTATTATAATCTGGGTAAAAAGTGGGGTATAGGGACTGGTTTAAACTATACTAAACTATCTTCTGAACTTCATTCCGGAAGCCAGTCGAACTTTGTAAAAAGTGAACAGACAATACATTATTTGGGCATTCCTGTTCAGGTTAACTACAACGTTATCCAGAAAGGGAATTTTACGGGTTATGTTACCGCAGGAGCGCTTGCTGAAAAATCCGTTGGAGGAAGCTTTAAGACACAATATATTGTTGATAATGAAGTGAATGGTGAAACAAAAGAAAAGCTTGGAAACCAGCCGGTACAGGTTTCACTAAATACAGCTTTAGGGCTGCAGCTAAAACTTGTTGACAAAATAGGCATATATGCAGAGCCCGGTATAGGCTATCATTTTAAAAACGATGGTGCTTTGAATACAATCTATAAAGAGAAGCCTTTGAATTTTAATGTCAAATTCGGAATAAGAGTATTACTTGATTGA
- a CDS encoding T9SS type A sorting domain-containing protein, with protein sequence MKTKLIFLSLFLLLNLLKVSAQCSFTPTITSPRLGAQFPNKVVFCNTESEVLSTQTYGSYQWYKQAWTWQSPNTNPWVPISGATSQTLTINGSSDMLYYFKVEATLNDCTAQSAEIMADGYAYALPAMMTTLTPGTYEDIGPGEYNVCNGASVQFDDIFPVVYGVHTWYKCAPSNIPPVSGDGCIISGATGDTYVATESGEYGFYACTAYCPDQCEFLGLQSFVKLNFGNWNFCNLGTGEVDPKKGNEMSIYPNPATQLIFIGKDSDKVYKEVSIIDASGRLVLQKKNHTYNQPIDVSSLATGNYIIVSKDSKDKMYKNKFIKK encoded by the coding sequence ATGAAAACAAAACTAATTTTTTTATCACTGTTTTTACTTTTAAATCTCTTAAAAGTAAGTGCGCAGTGTTCATTTACACCTACCATTACCAGTCCTAGATTAGGAGCTCAATTTCCCAATAAAGTCGTGTTTTGCAACACGGAATCAGAAGTACTTTCAACACAAACTTATGGTAGTTATCAATGGTACAAACAGGCGTGGACATGGCAGTCCCCCAATACTAATCCTTGGGTTCCTATTTCTGGGGCTACCTCCCAGACTCTGACGATTAATGGTTCAAGTGATATGCTTTATTATTTTAAAGTAGAAGCTACCCTTAATGATTGTACAGCACAAAGCGCAGAAATTATGGCTGATGGATATGCCTATGCACTTCCGGCTATGATGACGACACTCACACCGGGAACTTACGAAGATATAGGTCCGGGAGAATATAATGTATGTAATGGTGCATCGGTACAATTTGATGATATTTTTCCGGTTGTGTATGGAGTTCATACATGGTACAAATGTGCACCGAGCAATATACCACCGGTTTCAGGAGATGGGTGCATCATTTCTGGAGCTACCGGAGATACTTATGTAGCGACAGAATCAGGTGAGTATGGCTTCTATGCATGTACGGCTTATTGTCCTGATCAATGTGAATTCCTGGGATTACAATCTTTTGTAAAGCTAAACTTTGGAAACTGGAACTTTTGTAATCTTGGAACCGGAGAAGTTGATCCTAAAAAAGGGAATGAAATGAGTATTTATCCAAATCCTGCGACTCAGCTTATCTTCATTGGGAAAGATTCGGATAAAGTTTATAAAGAAGTTTCTATAATTGATGCATCAGGAAGACTGGTTTTACAAAAAAAGAACCATACCTATAATCAGCCTATCGATGTAAGCAGTCTTGCTACAGGCAATTATATTATTGTTTCCAAAGATTCTAAAGATAAAATGTACAAAAATAAGTTCATTAAAAAGTAA